One Pagrus major chromosome 15, Pma_NU_1.0 DNA window includes the following coding sequences:
- the ttl gene encoding tubulin--tyrosine ligase — translation MNSPMYTYVTRDDNSTVYAEVSKILVSTGQWKRLKRDNPRFNLMLGERNRLPFGRLGHEPGLIQLVNYYRGADKLCRKASLVKLIKTSPELSDSCNWFPESYIIYPTNLNTPVAPATNGISHLKNNPKTDEREVFLASYYSKKESGEGTVWIAKSSAGAKGAGIMISHDANQLLEYIDNQGQVHVIQKYLEKPLLLEPGHRKFDIRSWVLVDHQYNIYLYREGVLRTSSEPYNSSDLQDMTSHLTNHCIQKEHSQNYGRYEEGNEMFFDEFRLYLLNTHNVTLETTILPQIKQIIKSCLTCIEPTISTKHLSYQSFQLFGFDFMVDESFKVWLIEINGAPACAQKLYPELCQGIVDVAISSVFTLNSGGDSSSASSSPYSSSPSSSSFTTNSCSSPKLRGPLHVGPFTRL, via the exons ATGAATTCCCCAATGTACACCTATGTCACCCGTGATGACAACAGCACTGTTTATGCAGAAGTTTCCAAAATCCTCGTCTCCACTGGACAATGGAAGAGGCTGAAAAGAGATAATCCCAGATTCAACTTAATGCTTGGTGAACGGAACAGACTGCCCTTTGGGCGTCTAG GTCATGAGCCAGGACTGATACAGCTGGTGAATTACTACAGAGGAGCAGACAAGCTGTGCAGGAAGGCGTCTTTGGTCAA GCTAATAAAGACAAGCCCAGAGCTGTCCGACTCCTGTAACTGGTTCCCAGAGTCCTACATCATCTATCCCACTAACCTCAACACCCCTGTTGCTCCAGCTACGAATGGCATTAGTCATCTGAAGAACAATCCCAAGACGGATGAGCGGGAAGTTTTCCTGGCCTCCTATTACTCTAAAAAAGAAAGTGGAGAGGGCACAGTGTGGATAGCCAAATCTTCTGCTGGGGCAAAAG GTGCTGGTATTATGATATCCCATGATGCTAATCAGCTGCTGGAGTACATCGATAATCAGGGACAGGTTCATGTTATCCAGAAGTACTTGGAGAAACCTCTGCTTCTGGAGCCGGGACATCGGAAATTTGACATCAG GAGCTGGGTGCTAGTGGACCATCAGTACAACATCTATTTATACCGGGAGGGTGTGCTGCGGACTTCCTCAGAGCCCTACAACAGCTCTGACCTCCAGGACATGACCAGCCACCTGACCAACCACTGCATCCAGAAGGAGCACTCCCAGAACTACGGGCGATACGAGGAGGGAAACGAGATGTTCTTTGATGAGTTCAGGCTGTACCTGCTGAACACTCACAATGTCACCCTGGAGACCACCATATTACCTCAGATCAAGCAGATCATAAA GAGCTGTCTGACATGTATCGAGCCGACAATCAGCACCAAGCACCTGTCCTACCAGAGCTTCCAGCTCTTTGGATTTGACTTCATGGTGGACGAGAGCTTCAAAGTGTGGCTCATTGAGATCAATGGAGCCCCAGCCTGTGCACA GAAACTATACCCAGAGCTGTGTCAAGGTATTGTGGATGTGGCCATTTCCAGTGTCTTCACCCTGAACAGCGGTGGCGACTCCTCAtctgcttcctcttctccttattcctcctccccatcctcctcctcgttcACCACCAACTCCTGCTCCTCTCCCAAACTGAGAGGGCCTCTCCACGTGGGTCCTTTCACCCGACTGTAA
- the fignl1 gene encoding fidgetin-like protein 1, with the protein MSGAHLDEWQRRSFDISSGNCTPEQTADAYRAHILSIQYAWASSQLSQAGMASLLRTYSERYAAVLDSDDPRTGLNNYAESALHLARSQRNYSDKWESSLTMESVLELPCMQKMIQAGTGGGGTLVAPGDANISVGQESRVGSLSAPFTGVRSEAALVKPIGAPQPKAEVNNTASNPVSNITLERPRGSEGISGNPNTFSRPPARPQTVFSHPSVPPQGNPGPAGGTQNYQSSFFSTSNPSKRKNFYNPDGGDGGRGQHGAQAGTDPRAGSNFKTAREQFIVDQQKKHSHQPQRGQAPGMAATVKKSLGANRPRGAFSKFVSPIPRQEEEEGGTSHNSNQEPQILDERLKNFEPKIVELIMSEIMDHGPPVAWDDIAGLEFAKTTIKEIVVWPMLRPDIFTGLRGPPKGILLFGPPGTGKTLIGKCIACQSGATFFSISASSLTSKWVGEGEKMVRALFAIARCHQPAVIFIDEIDSLLSQRTDGEHDSSRRIKTEFLVQLDGAATAAEDRILVVGATNRPQEIDEAARRRLAKRLYIPLPEATARSQIVTNLMSQEKNQLREEELDCVVTATEGFSGADMTQLCREAALGPIRSIQLSDIATITADQVRPILYTDFQEALKTVRPSVSSKDLELYEDWNKTFGCGR; encoded by the coding sequence ATGAGTGGCGCACACCTGGACGAATGGCAGAGGAGGTCCTTTGACATTTCATCTGGCAACTGTACACCTGAACAGACGGCCGATGCCTACCGGGCCCACATCCTCTCCATTCAGTATGCATGGGCAAGCTCCCAGCTCTCTCAGGCCGGCATGGCCAGCCTGCTCAGGACCTACTCGGAGCGCTATGCCGCAGTGCTGGACTCAGATGACCCCCGCACAGGGCTTAACAACTATGCTGAGAGCGCACTGCATCTGGCCCGCAGTCAGAGGAACTACAGTGACAAATGGGAGTCGTCCCTGACCATGGAGAGTGTGCTGGAGCTGCCCTGCATGCAGAAGATGATTCAGGCAGGGACAGGGGGAGGAGGCACTCTGGTGGCACCAGGAGATGCTAACATATCTGTGGGGCAAGAGAGCAGAGTCGGCTCATTGTCTGCTCCCTTTACTGGAGTCAGGTCAGAGGCTGCATTGGTCAAACCTATAGGAGCACCACAGCCCAAGGCAGAGGTTAACAATACTGCCagtaatcctgttagtaataTTACATTAGAGAGGCCAAGAGGCTCTGAGGGGATCTCAGGTAATCCAAACACATTCTCCCGACCTCCAGCCCGACCACAGACTGTGTTTAGTCATCCTTCAGTTCCTCCACAAGGAAACCCAGGCCCTGCAGGGGGCACGCAAAACTATCagtcttcttttttctccaccTCCAACCCGTCTAAGCGGAAGAACTTTTACAATCCAGATGGAGGTGACGGTGGCAGAGGGCAACACGGAGCTCAAGCAGGCACCGACCCGCGAGCTGGAAGCAACTTTAAAACGGCTCGTGAGCAGTTCATCGTTGATCAGCAGAAaaaacattcccatcagccccaGAGAGGTCAGGCCCCCGGGATGGCAGCAACTGTGAAGAAATCTCTGGGTGCTAACAGGCCTCGAGGTGCATTTTCTAAATTTGTGTCACCTATTCCacgacaggaggaggaagaaggtggAACAAGTCATAATTCCAATCAGGAACCACAGATCCTGGATGAGCGTCTGAAAAATTTTGAACCGAAGATAGTCGAGCTAATCATGAGTGAGATCATGGACCACGGGCCTCCTGTTGCCTGGGACGACATAGCAGGCCTGGAATTTGCCAAGACTACCATAAAGGAGATTGTGGTGTGGCCCATGCTGCGACCTGACATCTTTACTGGACTCCGTGGTCCTCCCAAAGGCATCCTGTTATTTGGACCTCCGGGGACTGGAAAAACTCTGATAGGAAAATGCATAGCTTGCCAGTCAGGTGCCACCTTCTTTAGCATCAGTGCTTCATCACTCACATCCAAGTGGGTGGGTGAAGGAGAAAAAATGGTGCGAGCCCTGTTTGCCATTGCCCGCTGCCACCAGCCTGCTGTCATCTTCATCGATGAAATTGACTCACTGTTGTCCCAGCGGACAGATGGGGAGCACGACTCATCACGCAGGATAAAGACAGAGTTCTTGGTTCAGCTGGATGGAGCAGCCACGGCAGCCGAGGACCGTATCCTGGTGGTGGGCGCCACCAACCGGCCTCAAGAGATAGACGAGGCTGCCCGACGACGCCTGGCAAAGAGGTTATACATCCCTCTGCCTGAAGCAACCGCCCGATCGCAAATAGTGACGAACCTCATGTCTCAAGAGAAGAACCAgctgagagaggaagagctggACTGTGTTGTAACAGCCACAGAGGGTTTCTCAGGGGCTGATATGACTCAGCTGTGTAGAGAGGCAGCCCTAGGGCCCATCCGCAGCATCCAGCTCAGCGACATTGCCACCATCACTGCTGACCAGGTGCGACCAATCCTGTACACTGACTTCCAGGAGGCCCTGAAGACGGTACGACCCAGTGTCTCATCAAAAGACTTGGAGCTGTATGAAGACTGGAATAAGACTTTTGGATGTGGACGTTAA
- the ikzf1 gene encoding DNA-binding protein Ikaros isoform X4 produces the protein MAVPEDLSASSTHQQNNRGDKACNIKVEARSDEENGLACDMNGVEEEECAEDLRVIDASGAKVNGSQPSPEAKAFSSAGGIRLPNGKLKCDICGIVCIGPNVLMVHKRSHTGERPFQCSQCGASFTQKGNLLRHIKLHSGEKPFKCHLCSYACRRRDALTGHLRTHSVGKPHKCAYCGRSYKQRSSLEEHKERCHNYLQCMGLQNSIYTVIKEESNQNEQREDLSQTGSDRALVLDRLANNVAKRKSTMPQKFVGDKRLSDLSYDGGAGELIQPHVIDQAINSAISYLGAESLRPLVQTSPASSSDVGLGSMFPLHKAAPDGHTGTGMSAKDSAAENLLLLSNSKSASSEKDGSPSHSGQDSTDTESNNEDRPGGTAPGLIYLTNHITSGVRNGVLPLVKEEQQRQYEAIRASIEMASEGFKVVTADGEQVRAYRCEHCRVLFLDHVMYTIHMGCHGFRDPFECNLCGHRSQDRYEFSSHITRGEHRY, from the exons CCTGTAACATTAAAGTTGAGGCTCGCAGTGATGAGGAGAATGGGCTGGCCTGTGACATGAATGgcgtggaggaggaggagtgcgcGGAAGACTTGCGCGTGATCGATGCCTCTGGGGCCAAGGTGAACGGCTCACAGCCGAGCCCCGAAGCAAAGGCCTTCTCCTCGGCCGGCGGTATCCGGCTGCCCAACGGGAAGCTCAAGTGCGATATCTGTGGGATAGTTTGCATTGGCCCCAATGTGTTGATGGTGCACAAGCGAAGCCACACTG GAGAGCGTCCGTTCCAGTGCAGCCAGTGCGGTGCCTCTTTCACCCAGAAGGGCAACCTACTGCGTCACATCAAGCTCCATTCAGGGGAGAAACCCTTCAAGTGTCACCTGTGCAGCTACGCCTGTCGCAGGAGGGACGCCCTCACCGGCCATTTACGCACCCACTCGG TCGGAAAACCCCACAAGTGTGCTTACTGTGGAAGGAGCTACAAGCAGCGCAGCTCTCTCGAGGAGCACAAGGAGCGATGTCACAACTACCTACAGTGCATGGGGCTGCAGAACAGCATCTACACAG TAATAAAGGAAGAAAGCAACCAGAATGAGCAGAGGGAAGACTTAAGCCAGACGGGATCTGACAGAGCCTTGGTGCTAGACAGACTAGCTAATAATGTAGCTAAACGTAAGAGCACTATGCCACAGAAGTTTGTTG GTGACAAACGTCTGTCGGACCTCTCCTACGATGGAGGAGCAGGTGAGCTGATTCAGCCCCACGTCATCGACCAGGCCATCAACAGTGCCATCAGCTACCTGGGGGCTGAGTCGCTCCGGCCTCTGGTCCAGACCTCCCCGGCCTCCTCTTCCGATGTGGGCCTCGGCTCCATGTTCCCCCTCCACAAGGCGGCGCCCGACGGCCACACAGGGACGGGCATGTCAGCCAAAGACAGCGCAGCTGagaacctgctgctgctctccaaCTCCAAGTCTGCCTCCAGCGAGAAGGACGGCTCGCCCAGCCACAGCGGCCAGGACTCCACAGACACCGAGAGCAACAATGAGGATCGCCCAGGCGGGACGGCCCCCGGTCTCATCTACCTGACCAACCACATCACCTCTGGGGTGAGGAACGGCGTGCTCCCTCTGGtgaaggaggagcagcagaggcagtACGAGGCCATCCGGGCCAGCATTGAGATGGCTTCCGAGGGCTTCAAGGTGGTGACGGCAGACGGGGAGCAGGTGAGGGCGTACCGTTGCGAACACTGCCGCGTTCTCTTCCTGGACCACGTCATGTACACCATTCACATGGGCTGCCATGGCTTCAGAGACCCCTTCGAGTGCAACCTCTGTGGTCACCGGAGTCAAGACCGATACGAGTTCTCCTCTCACATAACGCGAGGGGAGCATCGCTACTGA
- the ikzf1 gene encoding DNA-binding protein Ikaros isoform X1, producing the protein METEEAQEMAQMPGRDSPPANEASEEAEEPMAVPEDLSASSTHQQNNRGDKACNIKVEARSDEENGLACDMNGVEEEECAEDLRVIDASGAKVNGSQPSPEAKAFSSAGGIRLPNGKLKCDICGIVCIGPNVLMVHKRSHTGERPFQCSQCGASFTQKGNLLRHIKLHSGEKPFKCHLCSYACRRRDALTGHLRTHSVGKPHKCAYCGRSYKQRSSLEEHKERCHNYLQCMGLQNSIYTVIKEESNQNEQREDLSQTGSDRALVLDRLANNVAKRKSTMPQKFVGDKRLSDLSYDGGAGELIQPHVIDQAINSAISYLGAESLRPLVQTSPASSSDVGLGSMFPLHKAAPDGHTGTGMSAKDSAAENLLLLSNSKSASSEKDGSPSHSGQDSTDTESNNEDRPGGTAPGLIYLTNHITSGVRNGVLPLVKEEQQRQYEAIRASIEMASEGFKVVTADGEQVRAYRCEHCRVLFLDHVMYTIHMGCHGFRDPFECNLCGHRSQDRYEFSSHITRGEHRY; encoded by the exons CCTGTAACATTAAAGTTGAGGCTCGCAGTGATGAGGAGAATGGGCTGGCCTGTGACATGAATGgcgtggaggaggaggagtgcgcGGAAGACTTGCGCGTGATCGATGCCTCTGGGGCCAAGGTGAACGGCTCACAGCCGAGCCCCGAAGCAAAGGCCTTCTCCTCGGCCGGCGGTATCCGGCTGCCCAACGGGAAGCTCAAGTGCGATATCTGTGGGATAGTTTGCATTGGCCCCAATGTGTTGATGGTGCACAAGCGAAGCCACACTG GAGAGCGTCCGTTCCAGTGCAGCCAGTGCGGTGCCTCTTTCACCCAGAAGGGCAACCTACTGCGTCACATCAAGCTCCATTCAGGGGAGAAACCCTTCAAGTGTCACCTGTGCAGCTACGCCTGTCGCAGGAGGGACGCCCTCACCGGCCATTTACGCACCCACTCGG TCGGAAAACCCCACAAGTGTGCTTACTGTGGAAGGAGCTACAAGCAGCGCAGCTCTCTCGAGGAGCACAAGGAGCGATGTCACAACTACCTACAGTGCATGGGGCTGCAGAACAGCATCTACACAG TAATAAAGGAAGAAAGCAACCAGAATGAGCAGAGGGAAGACTTAAGCCAGACGGGATCTGACAGAGCCTTGGTGCTAGACAGACTAGCTAATAATGTAGCTAAACGTAAGAGCACTATGCCACAGAAGTTTGTTG GTGACAAACGTCTGTCGGACCTCTCCTACGATGGAGGAGCAGGTGAGCTGATTCAGCCCCACGTCATCGACCAGGCCATCAACAGTGCCATCAGCTACCTGGGGGCTGAGTCGCTCCGGCCTCTGGTCCAGACCTCCCCGGCCTCCTCTTCCGATGTGGGCCTCGGCTCCATGTTCCCCCTCCACAAGGCGGCGCCCGACGGCCACACAGGGACGGGCATGTCAGCCAAAGACAGCGCAGCTGagaacctgctgctgctctccaaCTCCAAGTCTGCCTCCAGCGAGAAGGACGGCTCGCCCAGCCACAGCGGCCAGGACTCCACAGACACCGAGAGCAACAATGAGGATCGCCCAGGCGGGACGGCCCCCGGTCTCATCTACCTGACCAACCACATCACCTCTGGGGTGAGGAACGGCGTGCTCCCTCTGGtgaaggaggagcagcagaggcagtACGAGGCCATCCGGGCCAGCATTGAGATGGCTTCCGAGGGCTTCAAGGTGGTGACGGCAGACGGGGAGCAGGTGAGGGCGTACCGTTGCGAACACTGCCGCGTTCTCTTCCTGGACCACGTCATGTACACCATTCACATGGGCTGCCATGGCTTCAGAGACCCCTTCGAGTGCAACCTCTGTGGTCACCGGAGTCAAGACCGATACGAGTTCTCCTCTCACATAACGCGAGGGGAGCATCGCTACTGA